The proteins below are encoded in one region of Silene latifolia isolate original U9 population chromosome 2, ASM4854445v1, whole genome shotgun sequence:
- the LOC141643151 gene encoding ubiquitin receptor RAD23c-like, with the protein MKIFIKTLKGTSFDIEVTPRDAIVDVKKHIENVQGAAVYPAEKQVLIYQGKVLKDTTTLEENNVAENSFLVIMLSKAKPAASGGPSTTAASSGQTQTGTPPATVPTSITPPVQPQAASESVVAPAATAPSSEANVYDQAASNLVAGSNLDSTIQQILDMGGGSWDRDTVVRALRAAFNNPERAVEYLYSGIPEQAEVPPVARAPTATPAGGQAADLPTNVAQGAVPSSGPNASPLDLFPQGLPNVGSNAGAGSLDFLRNSQQFQALRAMVQANPQILQPMLQELGKQNPHLMRLIQEHQNDFVRLMNEPVEGDGEGNVLPDLASALPPTLSVTPAEREAVERLEAMGFSRATVLQVYFACNKDETMAANYLLDHMDEFENEDDEGGLS; encoded by the exons ATGAAAATCTTCATCAAGACACTCAAGGGAACTAGCTTCGACATCGAAGTTACTCCTCGCGACGCT ATTGTAGATGTGAAGAAACACATTGAGAATGTACAGGGTGCTGCGGTGTATCCAGCTGAAAAACAGGTGCTCATCTATCAGGGTAAGGTTCTTAAGGATACAACAACATTGGAAGAGAATAATGTTGCCGAAAACAGTTTCCTTGTTATTATGTTGAGCAAG GCTAAGCCTGCAGCTTCTGGAGGTCCATCTACGACTGCAGCATCTTCTGGTCAG ACTCAGACTGGTACACCTCCAGCGACAGTGCCAACATCAATTACGCCGCCAGTTCA GCCACAGGCTGCTTCGGAATCTGTTGTTGCACCTGCAGCTACTGCTCCATCCTC TGAAGCAAATGTCTATGATCAAGCTGCATCAAATTTAGTTGCGGGAAGCAACTTGGATTCTACAATTCAACAGATTCTTGATATGGGTGGTGGAAGCTGGGACAGGGATACTGTTGTTCGGGCACTACGTGCTGCCTTTAACAACCCTGAGAGGGCTGTTGAGTATTTATATTCT GGTATTCCTGAGCAAGCTGAAGTTCCTCCAGTTGCTCGAGCACCTACTGCCACACCTGCTGGTGGACAGGCTGCAGATCTTCCTACTAACGTTGCTCAGGGAGCTGTACCATCAAGTGGTCCAAACGCAAGTCCATTAGACCTATTTCCACAG GGTCTTCCTAATGTGGGGTCAAATGCTGGTGCTGGCTCATTAGATTTCCTTCGCAACAGTCAGCAG TTCCAAGCATTGCGAGCTATGGTACAAGCCAATCCCCAGATCTTACAG CCTATGCTTCAAGAACTGGGAAAGCAAAACCCGCATTTGATGAGGCTTATTCAAGAGCATCAAAATGATTTTGTTCGTCTGATGAATGAACCCGTTGAAGGAGACGGTGAAGG GAATGTACTTCCAGATTTGGCTTCTGCATTGCCACCAACTTTGAGTGTAACACCCGCGGAGCGTGAAGCCGTTGAACGT CTTGAGGCTATGGGCTTTAGTAGGGCTACCGTTTTACAAGtctattttgcatgcaacaaGGACGAGACGATGGCTGCTAACTACCTCTTGGATCACATGGACGAGTTTGAAAATGAGGACGATGAAGGTGGTCTTTCATGA